The genomic window gttgaaattaaatataaagataattattttattttttatttaatttcttgatGTAACAAGAGATTTACTCAACTTAACTTGTTTACACTATAGTTTAAGAATTAAATTGAAGAGAGTCACTTTAATTTTCTACCTAATTTTTTAATACAATAGGAGAGGGACTCACTTAATTTCATTTGTCTATACTATAATtttatcacaaaataaaaaaatactttgaCACTCCTTTGAGATCTCTATAACAGAGACAATAATTTATGAGATATTTATAACTTTTTATTaggttaaaataaagaaaatcctaaatcTACTAACATAAAGGccaatttaataactaaataaataaaatcaaaatacataaaattaaattgaacattctgatatttaaaaatataaactaataactattaaataatagttcaactcttcatatcacaaatatttaaaacataaattattctcttttaaaaaaaaaaagattcatCATCAAATCTTgtagttaaaaaaataatatataaaaaagacAAATacaaaaaagatatatatatttcttttacattgtatgtttttttattttattttaaataataaaatcaacaagAATGAAACACAAAAAGACAAGgacaataaaaacataaaaaaagacGCGAGAgatattagaattttttttttttttgggatacaAGAAGAAGAAACATATATTAATAAGGATTAATTTAATATCTGAAATCTGATATTAAATTATacgaaataaaagataaataagaagacAAGGATTGAAATTAAATGGAAGATATAATttataattgaaataaaatataattaatccaattttttaaaagataGGTTGAAATAGAATACAATTAATCGAATTTCTTGAAATAGAGTATAGAAAGATaggttgaaattgaattaaaaaaaatcgcTCTATATTTTATTCAATTTCTTGATATAACAAAAAAGAAAGTCACTCAATCTAATTTGTCAACACTATAAATTTAGAAATTGAATCGAAAAGAATCACTTAACTTTTTACCTCACTTGTGTGCACAATAATTTCATCACGAAACTAAAAAGTACGTTGAAATATCTCTATTATTTATAAcatcttatttagttaaaaaaaatttctaaaccTATTaacattattttaatatttaaaaatataaattaataactacTAAATAATACTCAAACTCCTCGTGTTATTAAAGCACGTAATCAAACAACCAATAAAAAAAACTCCGCTGAAAAGCCTTATAAAAATTAATATCCATTTAGGTCAGGTGTctttgaaaattaaactaaattcctTTTTTGTTGGCAAACAAAATACCACTAACATTTGTTTAATCATAAGAGAGATATACTTAAAAACATTCCAGCATTTCAATgatcactaaattaaaaaaaaaaaaaaaagaaagaaagaaaaactgaATTTGAGATTTTAAACTTTTGCATAAAAAGAGTGAGTTATCTGTGTGTCATGTAAATTTATAaatgatataaaatatatatgaaaataaaaaattgcaaCCCACTCAGCTTTAAAAAGCTTTACAACTTTACCTTCTCACGTCACATAAATGATATATTTATAAGCATGCAAATTTTCTTCTTGATCAGCAAACATGCACTTCCATGAAGTTAGTGTAGTTAATATATACAGTGGCAATCCAATggggattttatttatttatctatttggTACAATGTGGGGTTtaataatttctcttttatgagaGAAGCCAATACCCCCGCCCCTTTTATATTATTATCATTAatttgggtaaagtatactttttgtttaTAAAGTTTGATAAacgttttaaaaatatccctaaattttattttatttcaattttgtcccaaaagttttcgatttgcatcaaatataccctcgacggctaaattttcaaaaaatttaagaccaatttaacaataatgcatgaaaattatgcttgatttgtttgtgttgagggttgttcttatgaaattattgttgaattggtctaaaatcttttgaaaaattagccatcaatggtatatttgatgcaaatcgaaaagttttgggacaaaattaaaacaaaataaaacttagggatatttttaaaatttttatcaaactttagggacaaaaaatatactttaccctaaaaagaaTAAGTgtataagaaattaatttttaattattNNNNNatttagaatttaaaatttaggatttagaattttaatttaagatttaggacttaaaatttagaataaaaaaagaatttaaaaaaattagctaATACTAGCTAAAAATGTTAATTCCCTAATTAAACTCTATTTTCAACTTTGTAAGTAAATTAAAATTCCTCCAGAGATCTATCTCAACTCACATTTGCTAATAACCAAACTCTCGTTATTCggttaccaaattttttttttattattttttgtaggCTATTCTCCACCAACACCAAACTCCTCTAGTGGAATATGGACTTGGAACAAAAGTAAGAGGAATCCCACATGAAAGTAGAAAACACatcacaaaataaaataaaaaaataacaaagcaaaagaaaaataaaaccctATGAATATGTAAGATAACTCCACAAAGAGAAAATAGGTCAACATGCTTTTTATTTTAAATCGTGATTGTATAATGTAGACAAGCAAAGCAGCACTAGACCACAAATTATTCTAGTTAAACAATTCCTTTTTGGTTTGGACTTTCTTCATTCAATTTTTTCTATGATTAATTAAAAAATGGGTCGCGTGCAATGGTCACAATCGGAACTTGTCCCATCCAAAATatgtgtttttaatttaaaagtaGAGTACTCGTGCTCTCTAATCACAGGTGTAAAGAGTGTCTTAGTAATTGAAAAACGAAGATTATAAAGCATGTTAAGGTAGGACAAATGTGCCACTATTTCTTGGTTCATTGGAGGGTCTTATCTAATTTGGTTTATTTTAGCCACTCAAAATAAAAGAGCCTCATCTTTATTCaccttataatttatttatttgttattgaATATGAATGAAGTTAATTGTTTATGAAATATTTATATGTTTTAGCAAGAATGATATATCTAGCTAGCAGAACCAATGTAGGTTAGCCGAATGAACAACTCACTCGTTTATTTAAATAAGTGTTAATAGTTTAAATTCTATCATTTAAATCTGTAGCAAATTAATTTTTAGCCtgtcaaattaaaaatattatgaacaactaaaaaaaatatatctaactAGCAGGTATGTCCAGTAATCTGAGTAATACTTGGCTCAATACTAGTGGATGGATTGTTGAGAAACATACCCGGTGTTCGTGGAATTATTGAACGCCCATACACCAAAAGGGGCAGAAGAAAAATGAGGAAAACAAAGTTGAAAGAGACATAATATTtggacaataataataatattattatgtatCTAATAAAATATAAGAGTTGAGAATTAGAGTAAGTGTCCTATTAAAATTTATAAGTATacagggacggatccagaaataGTATTATGGGgtcaataacatatataatattaaaaaattatgtaaaaaattatataatataaaatacattacaaaaatatactgatagagaatatattttaaactacaaaaaatatatatgtacttTTTATTAACGAAGTAGTCGATTCCTCATttcataaaattcatcgataatagaatttgtgtcaattttttctgtaattttctttttaatataattaaaagacaattagcaagaaatttatctttcattttatttctgaattattcttcacaatattcatagctgaaaaagaactcTCAGTTGTAATAGTTGAAACAGAGAAAATTAATACCAAATAAATCAAGAAGAAcgctcacaaaaaaaaaaatctactttatgggatttgaaaaaatttatttaattaaaaaatattagtaataatatcttttttatatttttttaatattgttacctactttttagatattagaaatcattaatatttaaattggACTAGACTATTATTTATaggataaagtatactttttgttcatgaagtttgacaaaagtttttttaaaaaaattaaatcgtacttaataacttattactattaatctttttttaaaaaaattggggCCGAGGCCTCCCCTCGCCCCTTAAGTCCGTCTTAGTATATCACGTCAAATCATTCAAAgataattaacctttttattttatcaCTTTACAAATATTATCTCGGTGAATCtaaattgtttttgttttcaaaCGGTATGAGAAAATTAGAACCTTTTATAATAAATTAGTGATATACTATAATAAACTGCTTGAAAACCTGATATGTCGAATTTAATTCAAGGCGGAAAGTAAGCATCAAAGTAGGTCCTCAATTTGACAATTTCACCATAACATCTACATTGAGGTCAACTTCATTCAACATTCCATTGTCCCTAAATGTTCGGAAAAACCTATGTTTTGAGAGTTGTAATCTCATCCATTTAAGTTGGTTCTAAACTTGTAAATGTTTTTTCTAAAGTCTAAATTTTCTTTTGTATTATTTCAAAGTTACaccttaattaaataaataagtagATGATAATGCCTTAAAAAGATTGTGTAACTAACTACTCACTAGAagtttacttatttttttttttaaaaaaaaaaagacgaaAAAAGTGATAACTACTCGGTATCCAAACAAAAGATGCCAAACACAAAGGTGAGAATTTCTCCTTTTATCTCATTGAAAAATACTATTCTTGAAAAATGCTAACAATTACAAACACAAACTGACTTtgtcttttgaaaaatttttggacagtatttttattattattttaccagcacaaatattaattatttttaataaataaattttattaatttatatatataaattttaaaaaatgtgaaTGTAAACTGTATTAATTTATgtgtataaattttaataaatataagtgCAAATTATATGTTTTTTTGTACAAATAAAATTCtgtaaatataaatacaaattattaccgattaaatactaataaaaaatgataatattttaGCATTACTCCGTccctttttgttttttaaaagaaagaaaaaaaattatcttcaTATTATAGTTTCAAATTAAacaatatacaaattaaatttcACAATCACATGCCATTTATTTGAACCGGTTAATAATTATCAGTAATAGtatgtttcaaaattcaaataaaaactaATCTGATCTTCTTGATGATTTAATTCTCCGACAAAAAGGTATGTATATTTGACGATAACTTTGAATGCAATAATAATAGTCATAGATGAATTTGTGTCAAACACAAGAAGCTAAAGGAAATTGGCAACGCTTTCGTCCTCTCTAATAATCTCTATACATGCAACTGTTGCTTTCTTCATTCCTTTTGTCACAAGTTAATTAAATTTCTAAAGTTACACGTTAAAAAGATATTAATACTAAAGAATaaaactaactatccctctcgtGGGTATCAATTGTTTTATAATTGATCTGTGTACTAACATAAAAGGACTCTTCTTTAAAATAAAGCCACCTGACCTATCAACTTATAGTGTTCATGGTCCCATTTTATATGTATCAAAACTTTCTATCTTTCAAATTAAAGATACTAACTAATACTAAAGAATACGTATTGTTAATTATTTGGTTATTATTATGGCTCACTTTcgatcttaattaattaatttcgcTGTAAAGTGAGTTGATTATGTGGCTCAGGAACATCTGTTTGATTGTAGTGGCGGCTAGTGCACGAACCCAAAAGTTTTCTTTGTGCTCCAGCCAATAATACTTCAAAGAAAACAATtcaattttaaatatttgttaactattttttttttttaaagaggtAGAGAAAAATTTTGTAGGTTCTACTAGCATGCCATGCTTCTTAGTCTAGGGtacatatatatatggatgtgGGGAGGTAGGTcagcataaaataaaaataaagatattcatggattaattaattaattaattaatattgcgCATAATTTATCGTATAAAATTCTTGTGATCGAGCCACGTACTATTTCTCAACTACCGCCTAACAGTTATTTTTTTCTCATTATAGGAGACGATCAATAATATTATTCAAATAATGAAGTCCTTGGAAACTAATTTTTTGTAATAAAATATGAGTATTTAAAACTATCTCTCACTCGTCCGTTTAAATAAGTGTCGCGACAGTCGAGTTGGGGAATAGCATGGGCAATCAACCAAAAAAATATgagtatttaaaagaaaatagtaaaaattattGGTGGAGACATTTCCACTCTAAAAGGTACCAAACACAAGGATGATCTTGAAAGTGAAAGAGAGAGTGAGGAAGATTAATTGAGAATTGATGCTGAGAAAATGAGAGCCGCGCACGTACATTCACGTATATAACAACTTTTACAAATGGAATATTCTAACTAGCTCTCATAACCTACTATACACATCAGTATATATCATTTTTTACCCGATACTCATACTGATGCAAATTAGACTATTAGATAAAATAGACTTCGATAATTCGGTTTTTAGATTTTTGTAAACCAAAAGAATCAATCAAATAAAGACAAGTACAAAGTCAACCATGATGGTTCGTTTAATTTATTAGCTTACTTAAATAAGTGTTGGAGGTTCGAATCTCGCCTTATGTATGGAATTATCTATTGGCTAATgacaaattcttaaataatactTCGATTCACGACGAATTAGTTCTTGACCTCTCGGATTGAAAGATGtcatggaaaaaaaaaagtacaacAGTCTTCCGTCCTTTCCTAAGCTAATTTCATAATTTCCTTATATCTCCGTGAATGAACGGCTCCTGTTTGAGTAGTCATTTTCTGTTTCTGTGCCTCTTTCTTAGTCTTCTATTTTGCACAATTGAATCATAGATTCACAAAAGCTTTGAGATTCGTTACTAgctgtaattcttcttcttcttctttatttaatttagtattattctttatgagtctttttattgaatttttttagatGAAGACATTCAAATATTTAATGCTTAttgtaatttttaatatttattatttaactataatttttaaatatttttcattttatatattcaattattttttataattataataaaaaaatcaaagaatatatttatttattgNNNNNNNNNNNNNNNNNNNNNNNNNNNNNNNNNNNNNNNNNNNNNNNNNNNNNNNNNNNNNNNNNNNNNNNNNNNNNNNNNNNNNNNNNNNNNNNNNNNNNNNNNNNNNNNNNNNNNNNNNNNNNNNNNNNNNNNNNNNNNNNNNNNNNNNNNNNNNNNNNNNNNNNNNNNNNNNNNNNNNNNNNNNNNNNNNNNNNNNNNNNNNNNNNNNNNNNNNNNNNNNNNNNNNNNNNNNNNNNNNNNNNNNNNNNNNNNNNNNNNNNNNNNNNNNNNNNNNNNNNNNNNNNNNNNNNNNNNNNNNNNNNNNNNNNNNNNNNNNNNNNNNNNNNNNNNNNNNNNNNNNNNNNNNNNNNNNNNNNNNNNNNNNNNNNNNNNNNNNNNNNNNNNNNNNNNNNNNNNNNNNNNNNNNNNNNNNNNNNNNNNNNNNNNNNNNNNNNNNNNNNNNNNNNNNNNNNNNNNNNNNNNNNNNNNNNNNNNNNNNNNNNNNNNNNNNNNNNNNNNNNNNNNNNNNNNNNNNNNNNNNNNNNNNNNNNNNNNNNNNNNNNNNNNNNNNNNNNNNNNNNNNNNNNNNNNNNNNNNNNNNNNNNNNNNNNNNNNNNNNNNNNNNNNNNNNNNNNNNNNNNNNNNNNNNNNNNNNNNNNNNNNNNNNNNNNNNNNNNNNNNNNNNNNNNNNNNNNNNNNNNNNNNNNNNNNNNNNNNNNNNNNNNNNNNNNNNNNNNNNNNNNNNNNNNNNNNNNNNNNNNNNNNNNNNNNNNNNNNNNNNNNNNNNNNNNNNNNNNNNNNNNNNNNNNNNNNNNNNNNNNNNNNNNNNNNNNNNNNNNNNNNNNNNNNNNNNNNNNNNNNNNNNNNNNNNNNNNNNNNNNNNNNNNNNNNNNNNNNNNNNNNNNNNNNNNNNNNNNNNNNNNNNNNNNNNNNNNNNNNNNNNNNNNNNNNNNNNNNNNNNNNNNNNNNNNNNNNNNNNNNNNNNNNNNNTTTTTTTGCCACCAAAAAATGATCACCAAGTTCCACCAACAAATTATTTTCAGATGGAAGTCTTAAGTTCGAGTCTCActgttaatttaaaaaaaaaaaaattccaccACTGTATACCTCAATGACACCCTCCCTCAACCTTTGATTACATGATGAAAAGGAATGTGGTGCTTAAGCCTTTCTTGCACTTTGTCTCTTATAGTGTCACAATCGATTTTGTTATGCTTTCTACATACACTCATAAAAAATCGATTAATTAGATAAATGAGTCGACTAATTCATGAAGTAGAAGTTGATTTGGCATTGTTCACTCCAAATTTCTCAAGCAAATCCAATAATGTctatttgcattggtacattgcGATCCCCTGGAAAACTTTTAACTCACCTAAATCCTTAATTATAAACTTATGATCAAGAAATCTCTTGATTCTCACAATCTCAGCCCAATCACTTTCTATGTCACGACCTACTGCCTTATTTTATGCCATAGTACTTGCAACCCCAAAGGGGGGCTTCATCATATAGACTTCTTCTTAGGACAATTCTCCACGAAGAAAAGTTATGTTTCCCTTTACTATTTCGGGAACAATCTAATCATTAAACTGTCATCATTTAAGTATACTAATATCGTTTACTCACATTCAATTCAATATCTAGCACTTAGCTTCTTGTCTTATATATTAAGAACAAGACCTGAgggtactatatatatatatatatatatattcagtgAGTTCATTGTAACATGTCTTCTAATGCATGTTTTCTTAACTCCGTACAATGACCCTAATTAAGGTTCTTATAGAGGGTGGGTCCTACTAGCTCATTTTATTCTAAAGAAGTTCAAAATGAACTCAAATCACTCAAAAGGGTTACTCTGTTCTTaccttgtttttattttaaattttgaacaccatggaaaaaaaaataaaacattatgCCATTATCAAACCATTTCTTTTAAAAGTTTAAGTTGATAGAAAACGACAACATAAATTGTTATACTTCTAGGTTTATTCTCTCAAgcaagaattttttttaaatttacttaaACTTTACATaggcttttctttttttctttttatttcttttatgttatttttatcttttagaaTTTAAAAAGGATCAAACTCTGATCTTTTGATTATAAAAGTTCTGATATCATATTATGAAATCATTTCTCCTAAAAACTTAAAttgatatataaaaaaaacaatataaataattatatctctccTATACATACAATTCAATTCAACTCATATCCTTATCGACTATTTATTAAGGGTATATaccctttttcaaattaattaatactttttttaaagcgtttaatatttttaaatattttttgtgtatttAAATATTCTTTTCATACTTTCaacaagtaatttttttttttgtaatgaaATTCGAACCCATCACCCGTGGGCTTAACCTATGTGTGGAATGTGGATTGAGTTGggttgaattaaaaaaaaaataattttattctttCTAAATCTCATAATTCGTTAAGATAAGTTGGCACAAATGGATAAGAATTTGTGTCCCTTAATTATCTCTTTTAGAACTTGCTTGTTTAAGAAGGTCGTTCACTTTATACCTCTGCAGTAgtacaaacaaaaaaataagtcTCATAATTCAATTTATATCCTGATTTAAGGAGGTTTCAGTACACAAATCCTAAGTTTAGTGGTAATAATATTCGAGATTTGGCTTTCGAAAGTAGTAAATAATAACTTTTAGTGTTATGTGTGTGAGTGTATAGTATAAACCAATATTATAATGTTATAAGATTAGGGATGATTAACTCAtcttttgaaattgaaaaaaaaaaaaaaggaaacagcTTCCATAACTTACGTCTTACCTACCTATGAGAGAGGAGTCTCAACCATTGAGGTTGCCGTGATAAATTTATGCTTTGGAACTAAGGGTACCAATAAAACTTCTAATCTTTTTTATCGTTTGAGTTTTCAGTGTATtataaattttatctttttgtttcacaTAAATTTACGGTAGAAATATTATTTGCACATCAAAATAAGTCATAAAAATTAGTNNNNNNNNNNNNNNNNNNNNNNNNNNNNNNNNNNNNNNNNNNNNNNNNNNNNNNNNNNNNNNNNNNNNNNNNNNNNNNNNNNNNNNNNNNNNNNNNNNNNNNNNNNNNATTTTAtaactaattattatttttatataaaaacatGTGTTGAATTAACACACATGGAAATTGAAGGAAGGGTAATACTATTGATGAGGGACAGGAAATTGGAAGAAAGTGCACAGTGTAGGTAGCAAAacaaaactaagaaccctaaccATATAGTAGAGAAGTTTAAGGCGAAACTTATATATGGTATGGTCCCATGAGGCTATTATAATAATTACCCACGAACGTTAGTGGAGAAAACTCACGTTGCATATTTTATTGTCTCCCCTATAATTCACATAACCTAGCTCTACAAACTTATTATACGTCACTCGTTATGAAGCATTCCCCTCCATAAATTCCCACTCCCACAAACACCAacactaagaaaaagaaaaagaaagaaactcaTACACACAATAACCCTAGCTATGGCTGAAGGATGTGGTGGGAACTCAGTTGCAACCACTTCTCCTGCTTCATTCAATTGGTGGTACCTCCATGCAAATCATGCTACTAATACTAACGCatataataatcatcatcatcaccaaacAAACCCTAATAAttcttcatcatgttcttgtgagGAGGATATATCTGTTTCAACATCTTTCACTAATGCCTCCAACCATTCAACCCTCACTGTTGATTCTTCCCGAAGGCTTCTTGATCCTTCCTCCAACAACAATCACTTCTTGCCGGAACATGCTGAGGATAATCATCTTTGGAATCATGTTCTATCGTGAGTACTATACCTACCTTCAAATTTCTATGTTAtgcatattattaattatttttatatagatatagtttctaaacaactttgtttatatatgtatatatagagagagaattAGAGAAAAGGGAATAATAAATAACTTTTATTTAGGTGGAATAATATAGGGTGCTATAAGGTTTATATAGGAGCCTATTAAATAGAGTTAAggtactatttttttttctgtcttCTATAGATTTTGCTAATCCAATCCACAAATTAGTCAATGCTTTCATACTATGAAACTAAGATTTTTTTCTGATTTCATTGAAACCAACAAAAAccttaatatatatttaatattgattttgttttattgtatatttgaatccaaaaaagatCTCGAgtgtaaaaaaatcaaaattggaATTTGATATGCACCCACATAGATTAAATATATTAAGGTTAATttggtgtgtttttttttttaaacaatttatAGAGCTGTTGGATCAAACGGGGAGTTGCACAACAATGAAGAAATGGGAGAAATGAAGTTTCTGGATGCACTATCATCTAAGAACATGACAAGCTCCATGTTTGAAGAACCGGCATGTGACTACTTGAAGAAACTTGACACCACTACTAGTTGGGAATATAGTGGTGGATCAACTTCTTCATCATTCAACAACAGTTTTGAGAAGcacttgaataataataataataataatgggttCAGTGATGATGCATTGATTGAGAATAATGAAAGGTTGACTAAGTTATCTAATCTTGTTAGCACTTGGTCTATTGCCCCACCTGACCCTGAAGTTAGTAGTAGCCACTTTGATCATCCACCAACaaataataatcatcatcaattCCCACaatctcatcatcatcatgaccCTAATTGTAATTTCAAGCAACAAGTTTTTATTGGAGATTCCACATCATACCCTCCAATCAGTAGCTATGATCATCCCACAAAGGTGAAGGAAGAatttcatcatcatcaaacaaatAGTGGATTTCAAAATGGATTAATTAATGGCCTTTCTTCAGTGATGGGAGGAGATAGTGGTAATAAATTTTACCATGGTTTGCCAAACCTTTCTTCATGCACAAGAAACATCTCAGATGTTATTTCCTTCAATAGTAGGCTTGGGAGGCCAGTTCTTGGAATCCATGCACAAAAGCCTAATATCAAATACATGAATAATTTATCTGAATCAAAGAAGCAGCAAGGTCTTCAAACAACACCCCCGgtgagattatatatatatatatatactctttccttccaataataataatgcatgGTTGAATTAACAAAATTGGTATATTAAAGCAAAAAACAAAAATCATCTTTTTATTTACCAATTTTGTAACCTTGACAATAATTGTTAAGCGGAAGGAATCTATATCAGACGATTTATCATTTTTaggttaattaattttttttacagttAAACTCAAAATTTAGTAGTTAATTAAGACTCTTACATCTTATTTAAATCTGAAGTCAAGTGTTCATATCAATTCTCATTCTCCTTTAATTTCCTTACATtatctttattaaaaaaaataaaaaaaaaagaaaaagtttacTAATTAAGTTTGTTTTCTAAAATATGCAGATAAATAGAAGTAATAATGGAAGAGTAGAGGGGACAACAGCTCGTGAAGTAAAGAAGAAAAGATCTGAAGAATCTTCAGAAGCAATCTTGAAGAAGCCTAAGCAAGATACATCCACAGCTTCTTCTACAAAGGTATacataacaatatatataatgaaAAACTACCATACCTAGGTATATGTTAAAATCATCTATTAAAATTAATTGAACTACATATGTATTTGTATAAGAATATACaatagttaattttaattattttaataattttcaataacgtgaattatattaattaacttaaagaaaatgaagaaaaagaaacttgtgtatttaaaattaataagaagcttctattcatttttattttgtttaaaaggTGCAAGCACCC from Arachis ipaensis cultivar K30076 chromosome B09, Araip1.1, whole genome shotgun sequence includes these protein-coding regions:
- the LOC107619737 gene encoding transcription factor bHLH111 — its product is MAEGCGGNSVATTSPASFNWWYLHANHATNTNAYNNHHHHQTNPNNSSSCSCEEDISVSTSFTNASNHSTLTVDSSRRLLDPSSNNNHFLPEHAEDNHLWNHVLSAVGSNGELHNNEEMGEMKFLDALSSKNMTSSMFEEPACDYLKKLDTTTSWEYSGGSTSSSFNNSFEKHLNNNNNNNGFSDDALIENNERLTKLSNLVSTWSIAPPDPEVSSSHFDHPPTNNNHHQFPQSHHHHDPNCNFKQQVFIGDSTSYPPISSYDHPTKVKEEFHHHQTNSGFQNGLINGLSSVMGGDSGNKFYHGLPNLSSCTRNISDVISFNSRLGRPVLGIHAQKPNIKYMNNLSESKKQQGLQTTPPINRSNNGRVEGTTAREVKKKRSEESSEAILKKPKQDTSTASSTKVQAPKVKLGDKITALQQIVSPFGKTDTASVLFEAIGYIKFLQEQVQLLSNPYLKSNSHKDPWGSLDRKDHHKEDAKLDLRTRGLCLVPTSCTPLIYRENSGPDYWTPAYRGCLYR